One genomic segment of candidate division KSB1 bacterium includes these proteins:
- a CDS encoding site-specific DNA-methyltransferase, which translates to MAFRKTGSLVSRTIDSISDYLLWYAKNKEQLKFNPVFLSEDTSGTAAQYRYVELPDGQRTRYELGRSVPHGSKSFQPTALHSAEATQAGAFEFELDGLTFAPPLNRHWSTSNEGIARLKAADRIWVAGKTPRYVRYLDDYPVSSLTNVWDDTMGAEDMVYAVQTNTKVVERCILMTTDPGDLVFDSTCGSDTTAYCAEKWGRRWITCDTSRVALAIARQRLMTAKFDYYELREPERGPAGGLIYETVPHITLESIAKNTEIDAIAAEYQPQIDQALADLNDALVGVIQHTEHVGATRRVAPPGPATPQMNSRDCANGRCRERCPIRFGRGKARRHTRSSLP; encoded by the coding sequence GTGGCGTTTAGGAAGACGGGTAGCTTGGTCTCGAGAACGATTGATTCTATATCTGATTACCTCCTCTGGTATGCTAAGAACAAGGAACAACTAAAATTCAATCCTGTGTTCTTGTCTGAGGATACGTCGGGAACAGCCGCGCAGTATCGCTATGTAGAGTTGCCCGATGGCCAACGCACTCGCTATGAATTAGGCAGGAGCGTGCCACACGGCTCCAAATCTTTTCAGCCTACTGCTTTACACTCGGCTGAGGCTACCCAAGCCGGTGCGTTTGAATTTGAACTTGACGGGCTAACCTTCGCACCTCCTCTAAATAGACATTGGTCAACCAGTAACGAGGGTATAGCACGGCTGAAAGCCGCAGACCGGATATGGGTTGCTGGCAAGACTCCCAGGTATGTCAGGTACTTGGATGACTACCCTGTGTCGTCATTGACCAATGTCTGGGACGACACAATGGGTGCTGAGGATATGGTCTACGCCGTCCAGACCAACACGAAGGTTGTCGAGCGTTGCATCCTGATGACCACCGACCCGGGCGACCTGGTCTTCGACTCCACCTGCGGCTCCGACACCACCGCCTACTGTGCCGAGAAGTGGGGCCGGCGCTGGATCACCTGCGACACCTCCCGCGTGGCCTTGGCCATCGCCCGCCAGCGGCTCATGACCGCGAAGTTCGACTACTACGAACTGCGCGAGCCCGAGCGCGGTCCTGCCGGCGGCCTCATCTACGAGACCGTGCCGCACATCACCCTGGAGTCCATTGCCAAAAACACCGAGATTGACGCCATCGCCGCCGAATATCAACCGCAGATTGACCAGGCGCTGGCAGATTTGAATGATGCCCTCGTTGGGGTAATTCAACACACGGAACACGTAGGGGCGACCCGGCGGGTCGCCCCCCCGGGGCCGGCCACGCCCCAGATGAATTCACGAGATTGCGCGAATGGGAGGTGCCGCGAGAGGTGCCCCATCCGGTTTGGCCGGGGGAAGGCCAGGAGGCATACCAGAAGCTCCTTGCCCTGA
- a CDS encoding DEAD/DEAH box helicase family protein, giving the protein MLVDSPILNSPFEEPSRYWAYEEGQPVLKEGRRAAGYYLKARTRGPQTALLEEEFVPLDLVNTIRERIKAWRERGYLGVTPITRQLVNHWNNPERERKLFFCRREAAETLIWLMEASPAEKQGIAIPRDNGLARYACKMATGSGKTVVMGMVIAWQVLNKLANPQDRRFSDAVLLVCPNLTIRERLQVLLPWRPGNYYDKFDLVPRGLLERLQQGKFEITNWHLFQPQDDSRSRSVVQRGVESHAAFCRRVLKELGSKQNILVVNDEAHRAYRPAPLPEEVKAQLSADEIAEREEATVWGSGYEEGAPFPWVVSDFGLVDAIESGIVKIPRVPVDDNTGALIPKYFCLWEAINQALPASERQTARRRAKPESVLREAEGALATLASEWKRTFDAFQRAGSPVPPVPIAVCDNTDLSKLIHEHIARSNTLPELANGPKGEVTFRIDTKLLAEAETAIEGETKAEAAERLRKVMDTIGKIEWEGEGDPPGKHIRCVVSVGMLNEGWDAQNVTQILGLRAFTSQLLCEQVVGRGLRRLNCDDFSEPEYVDVYGVPFEVIPVKKKPLSHTEVPKVATLVRALPERKDLEITFPRVEGYIVDVRSRIRLNLDGVPYLEIDPGSEPTEVTVKPAVGYRIGRPDRLGPGPEVEQDRNPFHRERRLQATVYEIAAELVQRLKKKREDWGARHTLFHQVLNAVWQYLEERVILKQDVPLEEVALLKYKQRILERLTGAIEPDTETGEPPILPVIERFRPVGSTKSSSAPCAPASAPPKATSATWCWMLPSGSTRWRISLSRCRRWSLTFATTTWTSPSPTSGMACSTSTVRITSSAGVVRTGQR; this is encoded by the coding sequence ATGCTCGTGGATAGCCCCATCCTCAACTCGCCCTTTGAAGAGCCCAGTCGTTACTGGGCATACGAGGAAGGACAACCTGTGCTCAAGGAAGGGCGGCGCGCGGCGGGCTATTACCTCAAGGCGCGCACCCGTGGGCCGCAGACGGCGCTACTTGAGGAAGAGTTCGTCCCGCTGGACCTAGTCAACACGATCCGCGAGCGGATCAAGGCGTGGCGCGAGCGGGGATACCTGGGCGTGACTCCCATCACGCGGCAACTCGTCAACCATTGGAACAACCCCGAGCGGGAGCGCAAGCTCTTCTTCTGCAGGCGGGAGGCCGCCGAGACCCTCATCTGGCTGATGGAAGCCTCCCCGGCAGAAAAGCAGGGGATCGCCATCCCCAGGGACAACGGCCTGGCCCGCTACGCCTGCAAAATGGCCACTGGCTCCGGCAAGACGGTGGTCATGGGTATGGTCATCGCCTGGCAGGTGCTGAACAAGCTCGCCAACCCGCAAGACCGGCGCTTCTCCGACGCGGTGCTCCTGGTCTGCCCCAACCTGACCATCCGGGAGCGCCTGCAGGTGCTGCTCCCCTGGAGGCCCGGCAACTACTACGACAAGTTTGACCTGGTGCCGCGGGGGTTGCTGGAGCGGCTGCAGCAGGGCAAGTTCGAGATCACCAACTGGCATCTCTTCCAGCCCCAGGACGACAGCCGCTCCCGCAGCGTGGTCCAGCGGGGGGTTGAAAGCCATGCCGCCTTCTGCCGCCGGGTGCTCAAAGAACTGGGCAGCAAGCAGAACATCCTGGTGGTCAACGACGAGGCCCACCGCGCCTACCGCCCGGCGCCGCTGCCGGAAGAGGTGAAGGCGCAGCTTTCTGCAGACGAGATCGCGGAGCGGGAAGAGGCCACGGTATGGGGCAGCGGCTATGAGGAAGGCGCCCCGTTTCCTTGGGTCGTGTCGGATTTCGGCCTGGTCGATGCCATCGAGTCGGGCATCGTCAAGATTCCACGCGTACCCGTTGACGACAATACCGGGGCGCTTATCCCCAAATACTTCTGCCTGTGGGAGGCGATCAACCAGGCGCTGCCCGCCTCCGAGCGCCAAACCGCCCGCCGTCGCGCCAAGCCCGAGTCGGTGCTTCGGGAGGCGGAGGGGGCGCTGGCCACTTTAGCGTCGGAGTGGAAGAGGACCTTCGACGCATTCCAGCGCGCCGGATCGCCTGTGCCTCCTGTGCCCATCGCCGTTTGCGACAACACCGACCTATCCAAGCTCATTCACGAGCACATCGCTCGGAGCAACACTCTGCCGGAACTCGCCAACGGCCCAAAAGGAGAGGTCACGTTCCGCATCGACACCAAACTTCTCGCCGAAGCCGAGACGGCCATCGAGGGTGAGACGAAGGCGGAGGCGGCAGAGCGGCTGCGCAAGGTCATGGACACGATCGGCAAGATAGAATGGGAGGGCGAAGGCGATCCTCCCGGCAAACACATCAGGTGTGTGGTCTCGGTCGGCATGCTGAACGAGGGGTGGGATGCCCAGAACGTCACCCAGATTCTGGGCCTGCGGGCTTTCACCTCGCAACTGTTGTGCGAGCAGGTGGTGGGACGGGGCTTGAGGCGGCTCAATTGCGACGACTTCTCGGAGCCCGAATACGTGGATGTCTACGGTGTCCCCTTCGAGGTCATCCCGGTCAAAAAGAAGCCCCTGAGCCATACCGAGGTGCCGAAGGTCGCCACGCTCGTGAGGGCGCTGCCGGAACGGAAGGACCTCGAAATCACCTTCCCGCGCGTGGAAGGGTACATCGTTGATGTACGAAGCCGTATCCGGCTCAACCTGGACGGCGTTCCCTATCTGGAAATCGACCCAGGGAGCGAGCCGACAGAAGTGACAGTCAAGCCGGCGGTGGGCTATCGGATCGGGCGGCCCGACCGGCTGGGGCCGGGGCCGGAGGTGGAGCAGGACCGGAATCCGTTCCACCGCGAGAGGAGGCTCCAGGCGACAGTGTACGAGATTGCGGCGGAGCTTGTGCAGCGGCTCAAAAAGAAGCGCGAGGATTGGGGAGCGAGGCATACCCTCTTTCACCAGGTGCTCAACGCCGTGTGGCAGTATCTGGAAGAGCGCGTCATCCTCAAGCAGGACGTTCCGCTCGAGGAAGTCGCGCTACTCAAGTACAAGCAGCGGATCCTCGAGCGCCTGACCGGCGCCATCGAACCGGATACCGAAACAGGGGAGCCACCCATCCTCCCGGTGATTGAGAGATTCCGCCCGGTTGGTTCGACGAAGTCCTCTTCCGCACCGTGCGCCCCTGCGTCGGCACCACCAAAAGCCACGTCAGCCACGTGGTGCTGGATGCTCCCCAGTGGGAGCACTCGGTGGCGTATCAGTTTGAGCAGATGCCGCAGGTGGTCGCTTACGTTCGCAACGACCACCTGGACTTCACCATCCCCTACGAGTGGCATGGCGTGCAGCACGAGTACCGTCCGGATTACCTCATCCGCTGGCGTTGTCAGGACGGGCCAGAGGTGA
- a CDS encoding acyl-CoA dehydratase activase: MWCGIDVGSSHVKIAVLDDRGDIKVALSRPAKGRPLPTLAKMLLQVERRIKTQDAALVVTGVGKELLSTLLELPVENELLAAARGAGQLCPEAASLIEVGGQFTKWIQLEPSQGAEHVGIGDYAMNELCAAGSGAFLEEQAARLQISVEELGELAAQAPRGATIAGRCSVFAKSDMIHLQQKGTPLAEIAYGLCLALARNFVTTVLAGRQLALPVALIGGAMANKGLVRAFREVLRLEAEKAGVPPYHEFFPAIGAALAAQEQHAPVLRLRTLRRNLMAATESAEARDHRLPPLSPPATRAIPEPKGEKLLSAPTPAFLGVDVGSVSTNLVLLDERGQVLAGVYLPTRGRPIEALQEGFAQLRQQCGRRVQVLAAGTTGSGRHLAGRFVGADVVKNEITAQMVSTLFYFPEADTIFEIGGQDSKYISIQEGRIADFTMNKSCAAGTGSFLEEQAQRLGISIIDEFAELAFASSRPVDLGSRCTVFMDGEVAHSQARGVPLPDMAAGLAYSIARNYLEKVVGNRRIGNAIVFQGGVASNQAVIAAFSSILGKEVKVHPYNRISGAIGAALLAQRHYQKEGRPMRFRGMELVQEYTVSSFECAHCANRCQVNRIHFGTEVVHFGDTCERYTSRETSKTSRTPQPDLFAEYVTLLESHLPPEGGEVRGRVGLPRASLFHELLPFWASLFSELRFQPVLSGRSSPTLLARAMAALPSESCLPVKVTFGHVLELLDNDVDLVVLPSVLELPPTESAETDHSHACLYTQALPYMVEASVRARELTPQMRFTEEFEGLAEGLQALREQLGVEEDELVAAYRHAKRTYAEFKARLERRGKEILKGRFERAVVVLGRPYNTFDPFLNLNLAAHLNRLGILAIPMSYLPLRSIRLGEQWRDLPWKFPRDMVRAALFTLQDERLFPIIVSNFGCGPDGFTQKHLERVLRGKPHLFLEFDEHRGEAGLITRLEAFLEEIEAAPRSLRAPGVLRAGEKEERAAKVRHFFIPYFADHAHAFAGVLRAAGHQVDLLPPPDEESRRLGTQLSSGKECHPFSLLVGDMAKLIQSRKLPEDSVFFFPGTSMPCLLAQYGSAHGLALKELAVDRIEVMTPDTAGFFTLLKPAGMLNLWRGLVIIDLLLKATCEVRPYEKVPGSADHAYQQSLKEIELALAGEVNLGFALEHCIARLESVELRPHKPRPIVGVAGDIYTRVNPFANDELFYRLEAMGCEVWPSPFLVDTTEFGARHALERGLSRRKAAEVLKSTALVLAEEHEAKLIRERFHERLGLAPDAGYDEIQAMVRPYLGADTTSILLLNVAKVVEFARRGVNGVINAYCFNCMVGNATAALIKRIGRERGNLPITSLVYGDASAAALTTRLEAFVHQVKRHYCRTRMRAAKAPV; this comes from the coding sequence ATGTGGTGCGGAATTGATGTAGGCTCCTCGCATGTAAAGATCGCAGTGTTGGATGACCGCGGCGACATCAAGGTAGCTCTGTCCAGGCCGGCCAAGGGCCGCCCTTTGCCAACTTTGGCAAAGATGCTGCTTCAGGTGGAACGGCGCATCAAGACGCAGGACGCCGCCTTGGTGGTAACCGGCGTGGGGAAGGAACTCCTCTCCACGCTCCTTGAGCTGCCGGTGGAAAACGAGCTCCTGGCTGCTGCGCGTGGCGCCGGCCAACTTTGCCCGGAGGCCGCCTCGCTGATCGAAGTGGGCGGACAGTTTACCAAGTGGATCCAGTTGGAACCGTCTCAAGGGGCTGAGCACGTGGGCATTGGCGATTACGCCATGAACGAGCTTTGTGCTGCCGGCTCGGGGGCCTTCTTGGAGGAGCAGGCGGCGCGCCTGCAGATCAGCGTAGAGGAACTGGGCGAGCTGGCGGCCCAGGCTCCTCGCGGCGCGACCATCGCCGGCCGGTGCAGCGTCTTCGCCAAGTCGGACATGATCCACCTGCAGCAGAAAGGGACGCCGCTGGCAGAGATCGCCTATGGCCTCTGTCTGGCGCTTGCCCGCAACTTTGTCACCACGGTGCTGGCAGGACGGCAACTTGCGCTGCCGGTGGCACTCATCGGCGGGGCAATGGCCAACAAAGGACTGGTAAGGGCATTTCGCGAAGTGTTGCGCCTCGAAGCGGAGAAGGCAGGGGTGCCTCCCTATCACGAGTTCTTCCCTGCCATTGGCGCGGCCCTCGCGGCCCAGGAGCAGCATGCGCCCGTGCTGCGCCTGCGCACCTTGCGCCGCAACCTGATGGCGGCGACGGAGAGCGCAGAGGCGCGCGACCATCGGCTGCCACCCTTGTCGCCGCCCGCGACGAGGGCCATCCCAGAGCCCAAAGGCGAAAAGCTGCTTTCGGCACCCACGCCGGCGTTTCTGGGCGTGGATGTGGGCTCGGTGAGCACCAATCTCGTCCTGCTGGACGAGCGCGGTCAGGTGCTGGCTGGGGTGTACCTGCCCACGCGCGGCCGCCCCATTGAGGCCTTGCAGGAGGGCTTTGCCCAACTGCGCCAGCAGTGTGGGCGGCGCGTGCAGGTCTTGGCGGCCGGCACCACAGGAAGCGGCCGGCACTTAGCGGGCCGCTTTGTCGGCGCCGACGTGGTGAAGAACGAAATCACCGCGCAGATGGTGAGCACCCTCTTCTACTTCCCAGAAGCCGATACCATCTTCGAGATCGGCGGCCAGGATTCCAAGTACATCAGCATCCAGGAGGGGCGGATCGCCGATTTCACCATGAACAAGAGCTGCGCTGCCGGCACCGGCTCGTTTCTGGAGGAACAAGCGCAGCGGCTGGGCATCAGCATCATCGACGAGTTCGCGGAACTGGCCTTTGCCAGCAGCCGCCCAGTCGACTTGGGCAGCCGGTGTACGGTATTCATGGACGGCGAGGTGGCGCACAGCCAGGCGCGGGGAGTGCCCTTGCCGGATATGGCCGCCGGGCTCGCCTATTCCATCGCCAGGAACTACCTGGAGAAGGTCGTCGGCAACCGCCGCATCGGCAATGCCATTGTCTTCCAGGGGGGCGTCGCCTCCAACCAAGCAGTGATAGCCGCCTTTTCGTCCATTCTCGGCAAGGAGGTGAAAGTCCATCCCTACAACCGGATTTCCGGTGCAATTGGCGCCGCGCTCCTGGCGCAACGCCACTACCAGAAGGAAGGGCGCCCCATGCGCTTTCGCGGCATGGAGCTCGTTCAGGAGTACACCGTATCGAGCTTTGAGTGCGCTCACTGCGCGAACCGCTGCCAGGTCAACCGCATCCACTTCGGGACGGAGGTGGTGCATTTTGGCGACACCTGCGAGCGCTACACCAGCCGCGAGACCTCGAAGACAAGCCGTACGCCACAGCCGGACCTTTTTGCGGAATACGTGACTCTGCTCGAATCCCACCTGCCGCCGGAGGGCGGTGAAGTTCGCGGCCGCGTCGGGCTGCCGCGAGCTTCGCTCTTTCACGAGCTCCTGCCCTTCTGGGCAAGCCTGTTCAGCGAGCTTCGCTTCCAGCCGGTGCTGTCGGGGCGGAGCTCTCCCACCCTGTTGGCGCGCGCCATGGCCGCGCTCCCCTCGGAAAGCTGCCTACCCGTGAAGGTGACCTTTGGGCACGTTCTGGAGCTGCTGGACAACGACGTCGACCTGGTGGTACTCCCCTCCGTGCTGGAGTTGCCACCCACCGAGTCGGCAGAAACTGACCACAGCCACGCCTGTCTGTACACGCAGGCGCTCCCCTACATGGTCGAAGCGTCGGTGCGCGCGCGAGAGCTGACCCCGCAGATGCGCTTCACCGAGGAATTCGAGGGCCTGGCCGAAGGGCTGCAGGCGCTGCGCGAGCAACTGGGCGTAGAGGAGGACGAATTGGTGGCAGCCTACCGCCACGCCAAGCGAACCTACGCCGAATTCAAGGCGCGCCTGGAAAGACGGGGCAAGGAGATCCTCAAGGGCAGGTTCGAGCGAGCAGTCGTGGTACTCGGCCGCCCCTACAACACGTTTGACCCCTTTCTCAATCTCAATTTGGCGGCGCACCTGAACCGCCTTGGCATCCTCGCCATCCCCATGAGCTATTTGCCGCTGAGAAGCATACGCCTGGGCGAGCAGTGGCGCGACCTGCCCTGGAAGTTCCCGCGCGACATGGTGCGCGCCGCCCTGTTCACGCTACAGGACGAGCGTCTCTTCCCGATCATCGTGTCCAACTTTGGCTGCGGACCGGACGGCTTCACCCAGAAGCACTTGGAGCGCGTGCTCCGCGGCAAGCCCCACTTGTTCCTCGAGTTCGACGAACACCGAGGTGAAGCTGGCCTGATCACGCGTCTTGAGGCCTTCTTGGAGGAAATCGAGGCGGCACCACGTTCGCTGCGGGCACCAGGGGTCCTCAGGGCGGGTGAGAAGGAAGAGCGAGCTGCCAAGGTGCGCCACTTTTTCATCCCCTACTTCGCAGACCACGCCCATGCGTTTGCCGGGGTGCTGCGGGCTGCCGGTCACCAGGTGGATCTTCTCCCGCCTCCTGATGAGGAGAGCCGCCGCCTCGGCACACAATTGAGCTCCGGCAAAGAATGCCATCCCTTCTCCCTGCTGGTCGGTGATATGGCAAAGCTCATCCAGAGCAGGAAGCTGCCGGAGGACAGCGTCTTCTTCTTCCCAGGGACTTCTATGCCGTGCTTGCTGGCCCAGTACGGCTCGGCACACGGCCTTGCCCTGAAGGAGTTGGCCGTGGACCGCATTGAGGTCATGACGCCCGACACCGCCGGCTTCTTCACCCTTCTCAAGCCTGCGGGGATGCTCAATCTGTGGCGCGGGCTGGTGATCATCGATCTGTTGCTGAAAGCCACGTGTGAGGTGCGTCCCTACGAAAAGGTGCCGGGGAGTGCCGACCACGCCTACCAGCAGAGCCTCAAGGAGATCGAGCTCGCTTTGGCTGGAGAAGTGAATCTCGGCTTTGCCTTGGAGCACTGCATTGCGCGCTTGGAAAGCGTGGAGCTCCGGCCGCACAAGCCGCGGCCGATTGTAGGCGTGGCAGGCGACATTTACACGCGGGTTAACCCCTTTGCCAATGACGAGCTCTTCTACCGCCTCGAGGCCATGGGGTGTGAGGTGTGGCCATCGCCGTTCCTGGTGGATACGACCGAATTCGGCGCTCGGCATGCCCTGGAGCGTGGCCTGAGCAGGCGCAAAGCTGCCGAAGTGCTCAAGTCCACGGCGCTGGTCTTGGCAGAGGAGCACGAGGCCAAGCTCATTCGCGAGCGCTTCCACGAGCGGCTGGGCCTGGCGCCCGATGCAGGCTATGACGAGATTCAGGCCATGGTGCGGCCCTACCTGGGCGCAGATACCACCAGCATCCTCTTGCTCAACGTGGCGAAAGTAGTGGAGTTCGCCCGGCGTGGGGTAAACGGGGTCATCAACGCCTACTGCTTCAATTGCATGGTGGGCAACGCCACTGCCGCACTGATTAAGCGGATCGGCAGGGAACGTGGCAACCTGCCCATCACCAGCTTAGTGTACGGCGACGCAAGCGCCGCGGCGCTCACCACGCGCTTAGAGGCCTTTGTGCACCAGGTGAAGCGCCATTACTGCCGCACCCGCATGCGCGCGGCCAAGGCGCCCGTCTAA
- a CDS encoding peptidase C1 — protein MKPNWLPVVLGVLLFAGTGSCLAQVAPDTVVYKVTEFQGKERLTLTLDFSTLAKPSSVESFAPLFHLPPLSQGRTGTCWAFAATSFFESELRRLGRAETKLSEMYTVYHEYIEKARRFVREKGDSNFAQGSELNAVIERMKQYGAVPASAYPGRKADQEQHDHSKLEREMADYLQFVKSHELWDEEQVLTHIKMTLNKYLGEPPTTITVGKKRMTPREFLANVLRLPLDEYVSVMSTKPEPFYTKAEYKAPDNWWHSKDYYNAPLDEFYAALKKALERGYTAALAADTSEPGKSGENDVAIVPTFDIPPSYINQDSREFRIYNRTTTDDHAIHAVGYQRIGDHDWFLIKDSGSAAFRGEHKGYFFFRDDYVRLKVLVFMVHKDAIPELLAKFR, from the coding sequence ATGAAACCCAACTGGCTGCCTGTTGTCCTCGGCGTGCTTTTGTTTGCAGGAACCGGGAGCTGCCTGGCCCAGGTGGCGCCCGACACGGTGGTCTATAAGGTCACCGAGTTTCAGGGGAAGGAACGTCTCACACTGACCCTCGATTTCTCCACCCTCGCCAAGCCAAGCTCTGTTGAATCCTTCGCCCCACTTTTCCATCTGCCGCCGCTGAGCCAGGGGCGCACCGGCACCTGCTGGGCATTTGCCGCGACCTCGTTCTTTGAGTCAGAGCTCAGGAGGCTGGGACGCGCGGAGACAAAGCTCTCCGAAATGTACACCGTTTACCACGAGTACATCGAAAAAGCCCGCCGTTTCGTGCGCGAGAAAGGAGACTCGAACTTTGCCCAGGGCTCCGAGCTCAATGCGGTGATCGAGCGGATGAAGCAGTACGGAGCGGTCCCTGCCTCTGCCTACCCCGGGCGCAAAGCAGACCAGGAACAACACGACCACAGCAAGTTAGAGCGGGAGATGGCCGACTACCTGCAGTTTGTGAAAAGCCATGAGCTGTGGGACGAAGAGCAGGTGCTCACCCACATCAAGATGACCTTGAACAAGTACTTGGGCGAGCCGCCGACGACCATCACCGTGGGCAAGAAGCGCATGACGCCGCGTGAGTTTCTTGCCAACGTGCTGCGGCTCCCCCTGGACGAGTATGTCTCAGTGATGTCCACCAAGCCGGAGCCCTTCTACACCAAGGCCGAATATAAGGCGCCCGACAACTGGTGGCATTCCAAGGACTACTACAATGCGCCGTTGGATGAGTTCTACGCGGCGCTGAAGAAGGCGCTCGAGCGCGGCTACACCGCTGCCTTAGCGGCCGACACCTCCGAGCCGGGCAAAAGCGGCGAAAACGACGTGGCCATCGTCCCCACCTTCGACATCCCACCCTCCTACATCAACCAAGACTCACGTGAGTTTCGCATCTACAACCGGACCACCACCGATGACCACGCCATCCATGCGGTGGGCTACCAGCGCATAGGCGATCACGACTGGTTTCTGATCAAGGACTCTGGCTCCGCCGCCTTCCGTGGCGAGCACAAGGGCTACTTCTTCTTCCGCGACGATTATGTGCGCCTGAAGGTCCTGGTCTTCATGGTGCACAAGGATGCCATTCCGGAGTTGCTGGCGAAATTCCGGTGA
- a CDS encoding chloride channel protein: protein MDSAQQGAQQPPVAHLRPLWHTGKWVLLSVLMGVVGGLAAIAFFELLQLSSGLFLGTLCHYRPPAPAGEATPGLPGATLPVRWLLVLMPALGGLLAGGIVFFLAPEAEGHGTDAVIEAFHRHRGRIRSQVPLVKAIASIITIGSGGSAGREGPIAQIAAGFGSVLASLLRLTDAERRTLLTSGMAAGVGAIFRSPLGGALFSVEVLYKRDFEAGALIPSLISSILAYSVFTYRFGFGHLFAAHVAPFERPAELLFHLGLGVVCAGLGIVFVRVFYGMRDRFYGRLPVPRYLKPAIGGLMLGALAWFLPEVLSGGYGFLQMAMDGSLAFKTLAVLACAKILATAFTVSSGGSGGVFAPSMVIGGMLGGAFGQAAKQLFPHLIADPNVFVLVGMGAFFAGVAKTPISSMLMVCEMTGGYQLLVPMMGAASLAYLLTGQTSIYEKQPMRMADSPAHLGDFTLNVLEELSVRDAWRPAEKVVVVREDMRMPEFRRLVAQHEESYFPVVDRHKRIVGIISLRNVHSVLFAEDLDRALIARDLMVPPVIVTLNENLHSALQKFVASGYGQIPVVDERDPTRIVGLLSHEGLIEAYNRELLRRRGEHERARRRR from the coding sequence ATGGATTCTGCCCAGCAAGGGGCGCAACAACCCCCGGTGGCGCACCTCCGCCCCCTTTGGCACACCGGCAAGTGGGTGCTGCTGAGCGTGCTCATGGGTGTGGTGGGGGGACTGGCAGCCATCGCCTTTTTTGAGCTCCTCCAGCTGTCCAGCGGTCTTTTCCTCGGCACACTCTGCCACTATCGCCCTCCGGCTCCCGCGGGCGAGGCGACGCCGGGGCTACCTGGCGCGACATTGCCTGTGCGCTGGCTTCTGGTGCTCATGCCTGCCCTGGGTGGACTGCTGGCAGGGGGGATCGTGTTCTTTCTTGCTCCTGAGGCGGAGGGCCATGGTACCGATGCGGTGATTGAGGCATTTCATCGCCATCGCGGGCGCATTCGCTCCCAAGTGCCTCTGGTGAAAGCTATCGCCTCCATCATCACCATCGGCTCAGGGGGAAGTGCCGGTCGTGAGGGCCCCATCGCGCAGATTGCCGCCGGTTTCGGCTCGGTGCTGGCTTCCTTGCTCCGTCTCACCGATGCGGAGCGACGGACTCTGCTCACCTCGGGCATGGCCGCTGGCGTGGGTGCCATCTTCCGCTCTCCTTTGGGCGGAGCGCTCTTCAGTGTGGAAGTCCTCTACAAGCGCGACTTCGAAGCTGGGGCCCTCATCCCTTCGCTCATTTCCTCCATCCTTGCTTATTCGGTGTTCACCTACCGGTTCGGGTTTGGCCACTTGTTTGCCGCGCACGTGGCGCCTTTCGAACGGCCGGCGGAGCTCCTGTTTCACCTGGGCTTAGGAGTGGTCTGCGCCGGCTTGGGCATCGTCTTCGTGCGGGTGTTCTACGGCATGCGAGACCGGTTCTACGGGCGGCTGCCGGTGCCCCGCTACTTGAAGCCGGCAATCGGCGGGCTCATGTTGGGGGCCTTGGCCTGGTTTCTGCCCGAAGTGCTCTCCGGCGGCTACGGCTTCCTGCAGATGGCAATGGACGGGAGCCTGGCCTTCAAGACGTTGGCGGTGCTGGCCTGCGCCAAAATACTGGCGACCGCCTTCACGGTCAGCTCCGGCGGGAGCGGCGGAGTGTTCGCGCCCTCCATGGTCATCGGTGGCATGTTGGGCGGAGCCTTCGGGCAGGCGGCCAAACAGCTCTTTCCACACTTGATCGCTGACCCCAACGTCTTCGTTCTGGTGGGAATGGGAGCCTTCTTTGCCGGCGTCGCCAAGACGCCGATTAGCTCCATGCTGATGGTTTGCGAAATGACCGGCGGCTACCAGCTCTTAGTCCCCATGATGGGCGCCGCCTCGCTGGCCTATCTGCTCACCGGGCAGACGAGCATCTACGAGAAACAGCCGATGCGCATGGCCGATTCGCCGGCGCACCTGGGGGACTTTACGCTCAATGTGTTAGAGGAGCTGAGTGTTCGGGATGCCTGGCGGCCCGCCGAAAAGGTGGTCGTGGTGCGCGAGGACATGCGCATGCCGGAATTTCGCCGCCTGGTGGCCCAGCACGAGGAGTCCTACTTCCCCGTGGTCGATCGCCACAAGAGGATTGTGGGGATCATTTCGCTGCGCAATGTGCACTCGGTGCTCTTCGCCGAGGATTTGGACCGTGCCCTCATCGCCCGCGACCTGATGGTCCCGCCGGTGATAGTCACGCTCAACGAGAATCTGCACAGCGCCCTGCAGAAATTCGTGGCCAGCGGCTATGGACAAATTCCCGTTGTTGATGAGCGGGACCCCACCCGCATCGTGGGTCTGCTTTCGCACGAGGGCCTCATCGAGGCCTACAATCGCGAACTGCTGCGACGCAGGGGGGAACACGAACGCGCCAGGAGGAGGCGTTGA